TATCAGGTGAACGACCGGCTGATGGCGGCGGCGGATCCGGAGGCGGTGTTCATGCATTGCCTTCCCGCCCACCGCGACGAGGAGGTCACCGGCTCGGTGATGGACGGTCCGCAGTCGATCGTCTTCGACGAGGCCGAGAACCGCCTGCACGCGCAGAAGGGCATTTTGGCCTGGTGCCTCGGAGCGATCGGCTGATGGTGGATCCCGTGACGGACGGCCCGGTTCCCGGCGACGACAGCGTGCTGCCCTTCGCGGTCGAGGGGCTCGACGCCCGCGGCCGGGTGGTGACGCTCGGGGCGGCGGTGGATTCGATCCTGCACCGCCACGACTATCCGCCGGCGGTGTCGCGCCTGCTCGGCGAGGCGGTGGCGCTCACCGCCCTGCTCGGCACGTCGCTGAAGTTCTCGGGCCGCTTCATCCTGCAGACCCAGTCCGACGGGCCGGTGCACATGCTGGTGGTCGACTTCGAGACCCCGGACCGCATCCGCGCCTGCGCCCGCTTCGATCGAGACCGCGTCGTCGCCGCCAGCGCGGCCGGTGCGGACTCGCCCGAGGCGCTACTCGGCACCGGCACGCTGGCGATGACGGTGGACCAGGGCGGCTACACCGCGCGCTACCAGGGCATCGTGCCGCTCGACGGCCGCTCGCTCGAGGAGGCGGCCCACCTCTATTTCGCCCAGTCGGAGCAGATCCCGACAAGGGTCCGCCTCGCGGTCACCGAGGTGCTGACGCGCGATCCCGGCCGCGGGCCGCGGCGGTCCTGGCGGGCCGGCGGCCTGCTGGTGCAGTTCCTGCCCGAGAGCGCCGACCGCGTGAAGCAGCGCGACCTCGCCCCCGGCGACGCGCCCGAGGGCACGGTGGTGCCGCCGGTCGACGAGGACGACGCCTGGAACGAGGTGCTGAGCCTCGTCGGCACCGTCGAAGACGTCGAGTTGACCGATCCGGCAGTCCCCGCGGAGACGCTGCTCTACCGGCTGTTCCACGAGCGCGGCGTCCGCGTGTTCGAGCGCCAGCCGCTGGTCGAGCGCTGCCGCTGCTCGCGCGAGCGGGTCGACGACATGCTGAAGAGCTTCACGCCGGAAGAGCGGCGCGACATGATCGAGGGTGGCCGCATCGGCGTCACCTGCGAATTCTGCTCCAGCCACTACGACTTCGATCCCGCCGACTACGACATCGCGGACTGAGCCGTCCCGGCGAGCGCCGCGACGGCGGCCGCCGTGGCCGTGGCGAGATGGCCGGCGAGCGTGTGGCCGCTCGCCCGGCGTGGCGCGAGGTCGTGGTCGCCGTCGGCGCACCAGCGGATCGCGACACCGGCCGGCAGATCGTAGCCCGCGACCTCGACGCGGTTCCCGAACGGGTCGCGTTCGCCCTGGACGATCGTCACCGGCAGCCGGGCCGCCGCGAGCGGCGCCAGCCGCAGCTTCTCCGGTGCGCCGGGCGGATGGAACGGATAGCCGAGCGCGACGACACCGACGACGCGCGGGTCGAGCGGATCGGCGGCGGTCATCGTCGCGACCCGGCCGCCGAGCGACTTGCCGCCGATCAGGACGGGACCGTCGAAGCGCGCGAGGACGACGTCGAGGGCGGCGCGCCAAGCCGGGACGAGGCTGTCGGCCTTCGGCGGCGGCCGGCGGGCGCCGTCGCGGCGGGCGGCCATGTAGGGGAACTCGAAGCGGACGACGCGAAGGCCCGCCTCCACCAGGGCGGCGGTGGCCGAGGCCATCCACGCGCTGTCCATCGGCGCGCCGGCGCCGTGGGCAAGGACGAGCGTGCCGCGCGGCACCACGGGCGCGTCGACGAGGAGAGCCGGGGCGATCACGCCGCGGCGTCGAGCCGCCCGATCACCAGCGCCGCGGCGGCGAGGTCCTCGAGCGCGGTGCCGACCGACTTGAACAGGGTGATCGCCTCGGCCGACGTCCGGCCGGGATGGGCGCCGCGGCAGAGCTCGAACAGGTCGGCGCGGACGTCGTCCTCGGTGATCAGGCCAGCGCGGATCGGCTGCACGAGGTCGCCGGCCTCGTGGCAGGCGCCGGCGCGGGTGTCGGCGTAGAGCTCGGCCCGGAGGATCGCGGCGTCGTCGGCCTCGCGCATGTCCGGCGTGAAGCCGCCGACGAGGTCGACGTGGGTGCCGGGGGCGAGGCGCTCGCCCCGCACCAGCGGTTCGCCGGCGAGGGTGGCGGCCGAGACGATGTCGGCGCGCCCGAGCGCGGCGTCGAGGTCGGTGACGGCGGAGATCCGCGCCGGCCGGCCGGCGAGCGAGCCGCCGAGCCGCGCGGCGAGGGCGGCGGCCTTGCCCGGATCGCGGTTCCAGATTTCGACCTCGTCGATCCCGCGGCGGGCGGCGTGGGCGTGGATCAGGAACGGCGCGAGCGCGCCGGCGCCGATCATCAGCAGACGGCGGGCGTCGGGCCGGGCGAGGTACGAGGCGGCGAGGGCGGAGGCGGCGGCGGTGCGCCACAGCGTCAGCTCGCGGCCGTCGAGCACGGCGAGCGGCGCGCCGGTGAGGCCGTCCATCAGCAGATAGGAGCCGATCACGGTCGCCTTGCCGCGGGCCGCGTTGCCGGGCACGACCGAGACGATCTTGATGCCGGTGTAGTGCGGGCCGGCGGCCGCGGCGCCGTGCCACGCCGGCATCAGCAGCAGCGTCGCCTCGGGCTCGCCGGCGCGCGGCATCGGATGATGATGCCGGAGCGGCACCTCGATCGGGCTGCGGAAGGCGGCGTCGAGCGCGTCGATCACCGCCGACGGCGTCAGGACGGCGGCGATGTCCTCGCCGGTGACGATGCGCATCGCGGCCGCTCAGGCGGCGCGGCGCGGGGCGGGGAGAGCGGTGCCGCCTGACGGCGCCGGGGCGGCCGCGACTTCCTTGAGGCGCTCGGCCTCGACGCGCCAGCGCGCCGCCTCGCGGCGGTTGACGCGGGCGGCCTTGCGGAAGCGGCCCTGGCGCGCCCAGGTCGCGACGCCGCCGAGCGCGATGCCGAGCAGCAGCGCGCCGAAGAACACGACGTAGAGCGGCACCGTCAGCGCCAGGAAGGGCGTCGACGGCGTGAAGGGGTCGAAGGCGATGGTGACGGGCTGGTTGTTGACCACCGCGATCGCCATCAGCACCACGGCGACCGGGCCGCCGACGAGCAGCAGGACGAGGCTCTTCAACGCCGAACTCCCTTCGTTCCCGGGCCCGAGGGGCCCGGCTCGTTCCATCCGACGACCGGTGGATCGGCCGGCCGGCGCGCGGGGGCCCGGATCAGGCCTGATCGGAATCCGGGTTGAGCCGCTCGCGCATCTCCTTGCCCGTCTTGAAGAAGGGCACGGACTTCTTGTCGACCGCGACCTTCTCGCCGGTGCGCGGGTTGCGCCCGATCCGGGCGTCGCGCGCCTTGACCGAGAAGGCGCCGAAGCCGCGCAACTCGACGCGGTCGCCGTTGGCGAGGGCCTCGGTGATCTTGTCGAGGATGGTGTTGACGATGTTCTCGACGTCCCGCTGGTAGAGATGCGGGTTCTGCGCGGCGATGCGGCTGACGAGTTCCGACTTGATCATCGAACGGTCCCTCCGGATCGGTAAACCGAAATTCCTATTTCAGGTCGGAGGTTCCAGCCTGCCAAACCGAAACCAGACCGTCAAGCGATCCGATCGGCGCGAGCGCGCCGGCATCGAAGCCGAGCACGTTCGCCACCAGGGCGCGTGCCATGCCGGACAGGCCGAACGGACCCTGGTCGCGCTTCGGCTCCCAGTCGAGCACCGGCAGGGCGGTGTCGACCTTCCGGGTGCCGAGCCATGCGATCGCCTCGTCCTCGCCGCCGATCTCGTCGACCAGCTTCAGCGGCAGCGCCTGCCGGCCCGACCAGATCGAACCGTCGGCGAGCTTCAGGGCCGTGGCGCGGTCGAGGCCGCGGCGCTCGGCGACGATGTCGACGAACCACTGGTAGGTGTCGTCGACCAGCCGGGCGATCATCTCGCGGGCGCCGGGCACCTCGGGGTCGGTGAAGGGCGACGGCTCGGCCTTGAGCGGGGCCGACTTCACGGTGTCGACCTCGACGCCGATGGTCTTCAGGAGTTCGGTGACCTTGCCGTACTGGAAGTAGACGCCGATCGAACCGGTGATCGAGGTGCGCTGGGCGACGATGTGGTCGGTGGCGATCGCCGCCATGTAGCCGGCCGAGGCGGCGAGCGTGCCGACGGTGGCGACCGTCGGCTTCTTCGCCGCGATGGCGCGCAGACCGTCGTAGAGCTTCTCGCCGCCGGTGGTGGAGCCGCCGGGGCTGTCGATCGCCACGATCACGCCCTTGACGGCGTCGTCGGCGGCGAGGTCGGCCAGCATCTCGTCGCGCTCGCGGTCGGCCATGATGACACCGCCGATCTCGATGCGGGCGATGTGCGGCTCGCGCTTGGCGAGACCGTCGCCGGCGCCCGACCAGGCGAGCGCGGCCGCCAGCGCGGCCAGCACGGCGAGGAAGGCGACCGCGCGCCAGAACACCAGCTTGCGCCGGGTGCGGCGGCGATCGACGACGGCGTCGGCGGTGAGGGTCATGGGGTCCTGGCTCCACATCGATGCGGCAGGCCTAGCAGGCGTGGGCGGAGCCGGCAAGCGTCCGCCCACGGTGACGCCCCTCGACTTTCGCGAGCGGGCGCGCGACGAGGCGCGGTCGGCAGTGGTACCCCCGGACGCGACGGCCATTCCGGCGGAGCGCGACGTATTCGGCGGGGTCGCGGCGCGGCGAGGGCTGTAACCACGAAGTATAAGGGCGC
This genomic interval from Oharaeibacter diazotrophicus contains the following:
- a CDS encoding Hsp33 family molecular chaperone; this encodes MVDPVTDGPVPGDDSVLPFAVEGLDARGRVVTLGAAVDSILHRHDYPPAVSRLLGEAVALTALLGTSLKFSGRFILQTQSDGPVHMLVVDFETPDRIRACARFDRDRVVAASAAGADSPEALLGTGTLAMTVDQGGYTARYQGIVPLDGRSLEEAAHLYFAQSEQIPTRVRLAVTEVLTRDPGRGPRRSWRAGGLLVQFLPESADRVKQRDLAPGDAPEGTVVPPVDEDDAWNEVLSLVGTVEDVELTDPAVPAETLLYRLFHERGVRVFERQPLVERCRCSRERVDDMLKSFTPEERRDMIEGGRIGVTCEFCSSHYDFDPADYDIAD
- a CDS encoding alpha/beta family hydrolase — protein: MIAPALLVDAPVVPRGTLVLAHGAGAPMDSAWMASATAALVEAGLRVVRFEFPYMAARRDGARRPPPKADSLVPAWRAALDVVLARFDGPVLIGGKSLGGRVATMTAADPLDPRVVGVVALGYPFHPPGAPEKLRLAPLAAARLPVTIVQGERDPFGNRVEVAGYDLPAGVAIRWCADGDHDLAPRRASGHTLAGHLATATAAAVAALAGTAQSAMS
- a CDS encoding ornithine cyclodeaminase family protein; translation: MRIVTGEDIAAVLTPSAVIDALDAAFRSPIEVPLRHHHPMPRAGEPEATLLLMPAWHGAAAAGPHYTGIKIVSVVPGNAARGKATVIGSYLLMDGLTGAPLAVLDGRELTLWRTAAASALAASYLARPDARRLLMIGAGALAPFLIHAHAARRGIDEVEIWNRDPGKAAALAARLGGSLAGRPARISAVTDLDAALGRADIVSAATLAGEPLVRGERLAPGTHVDLVGGFTPDMREADDAAILRAELYADTRAGACHEAGDLVQPIRAGLITEDDVRADLFELCRGAHPGRTSAEAITLFKSVGTALEDLAAAALVIGRLDAAA
- a CDS encoding LapA family protein, whose protein sequence is MKSLVLLLVGGPVAVVLMAIAVVNNQPVTIAFDPFTPSTPFLALTVPLYVVFFGALLLGIALGGVATWARQGRFRKAARVNRREAARWRVEAERLKEVAAAPAPSGGTALPAPRRAA
- the ihfB gene encoding integration host factor subunit beta, whose amino-acid sequence is MIKSELVSRIAAQNPHLYQRDVENIVNTILDKITEALANGDRVELRGFGAFSVKARDARIGRNPRTGEKVAVDKKSVPFFKTGKEMRERLNPDSDQA
- the sppA gene encoding signal peptide peptidase SppA, whose protein sequence is MTLTADAVVDRRRTRRKLVFWRAVAFLAVLAALAAALAWSGAGDGLAKREPHIARIEIGGVIMADRERDEMLADLAADDAVKGVIVAIDSPGGSTTGGEKLYDGLRAIAAKKPTVATVGTLAASAGYMAAIATDHIVAQRTSITGSIGVYFQYGKVTELLKTIGVEVDTVKSAPLKAEPSPFTDPEVPGAREMIARLVDDTYQWFVDIVAERRGLDRATALKLADGSIWSGRQALPLKLVDEIGGEDEAIAWLGTRKVDTALPVLDWEPKRDQGPFGLSGMARALVANVLGFDAGALAPIGSLDGLVSVWQAGTSDLK